In Ovis aries strain OAR_USU_Benz2616 breed Rambouillet chromosome 13, ARS-UI_Ramb_v3.0, whole genome shotgun sequence, the following are encoded in one genomic region:
- the LOC105606903 gene encoding elongin BC and Polycomb repressive complex 2-associated protein-like, protein MCPEGKGNKFLSVLPFRPEKAREADSPPRYPCGLLKVSTPRRTSPAPTLGLRCFSKQPPLPSGLHGGRPILTSYTQGREPTTAPSPQVCPVPFFRGLHPTSGGGSVLTTIISLRNTVIISAPRESIENLVHLECSVFSLQFPFLCGPLGHPALASSPLRRPGRPRYGLEPSSVGRPSSPVSFLHPLRTERLKWRPKTPSAKPRPFCVGRSLRRAPRPPKAPPRAKGRLEPRTAPPVPGLQESYRRELRGTRTQTRVTPRASASAPRPAAPARTASRSPEQPPPSSPLHKMAAGPLRSSAFQKGRGRVADVTGRSGASGLSISGNSRKLPVFLVRSLRRLRTSSAFRGATLLDGISSSVWRLGSSSFFFSSLCER, encoded by the exons ATGTGCCCTGAAGGCAAGGGAAACAAGTTCCTCAGCGTCCTCCCTTTCAGACCGGAGAAG GCTCGCGAGGCGGACTCACCCCCACGCTACCCTTGCGGCCTTCTCAAAGTAAGTACACCCCGGAGAACAAGCCCCGCCCCAACGCTGGGCCTCAGATGCTTTTCAAAGCAACCCCCTCTACCTTCAGGCCTCCATGGCGGCCGGCCAATTCTGACTTCCTACACTCAAGGGAGAGAACCGACTACAGCTCCCTCCCCACAGGTGTGTCCAGTCCCTTTTTTCAGAGGCCTCCATCCCACTTCCGGTGGAGGGAGTGTCCTCACTACGATTATCTCACTTCGGAACACAGTTATAATCTCTGCCCCACGTGAAAGCATAGAGAATCTTGTTCATTTGGAATGTAGCGTGTTTTCACTGCAGTTCCCGTTCCTTTGCGGGCCGCTGGGGCACCCAGCTCTGGCTTCCTCCCCTCTCAGACGACCGGGGCGTCCTCGCTATGGCCTCGAGCCCTCTTCGGTAGGCAGACCATCGTCTCCTGTGTCTTTCTTGCATCCTCTCAGAACTGAGAGGCTCAAGTGGCGCCCCAAGACCCCCTCAGCTAAGCCCCGACCCTTTTGTGTAGGGCGCTCGCTGCGGCGGGCTCCGAGGCCTCCGAAGGCCCCGCCCCGGGCCAAGGGGCGGCTCGAGCCCCGCACAGCCCCGCCCGTTCCGGGGCTGCAGGAGTCTTACCGGCGAGAACTGCGCGGCACCCGAACCCAGACCCGAGTTACCCCCCGCGCGAGTGCCTCCGCCCCGCGGCCGGCAGCCCCAGCCCGAACGGCTTCCCGGAGCCCAGAGCAGCCACCTCCTTCTTCTCCGCTTCACAAGATGGCCGCCGGCCCGCTCCGCAGCTCAGCGTTCCAGAAAGGGCGGGGCAGAGTGGCTGACGTCACGGGGCGTAGCGGCGCAAGCGGGCTGAGCATCTCCGGAAACTCCCGGAAGTTGCCTGTGTTTCTTGTGAGAAGTTTGCGACGTTTGCGCACTAGCTCCGCCTTTAGGGGAGCGACGCTGCTTGATGGGATCAGCTCAAGTGTTTGGCGCTTGGGTTCAAGCAGTTTCTTCTTTTCGAGCCTCTGCGAAAGGTAG